Within the Verrucomicrobiota bacterium genome, the region CTCGGCCAGCCACATCATCTGGTTTTCCGTGTTTTCCAGGCTCAGATCGATCTGGCCGATGACGTAATCGCGCGCGCGCCGGAATTCAGCGGCGGGGGCCGCGGCGGAGGACAGACGCTTCATTTCCCGGACGGTCAATCGCAGCGCTTCCCCGACTTTCTCCGTGTCCAGCCCCGCCGAGATTGTCAGCGTGCCGACATCGTCGAAGCAACTGATGGAACTGCCGATGGAGTAAGCCAGGCCGCGTTCCTCGCGAAGAATTTGCCAGAGGCGCGAACTCATGTTCTCGCCCAGAATCGTGCTCAAGAGCCGCAACGCAAAGCGGCGCTCGTCATGCCGGGAACACGCGCGAATGCCCAGCGCAATCTGCGTTTGCTCCACCGCTTTCGTGAACAGACAGACGCGCGGAGCGGTCTGGGCATGCGTGACTGGGGCGAAGCGAGGGCGCGCCCCCTGCAGGAATCCGCGCGCAAACCGGTGGACGGATTTCACAAACTTGTCGTGGCTCAAGTTTCCGGCGGCCGCCACCACGGCGCGATTGCTAACGTAGGTTTGGCGGAGGTAACGGAGAATATCCGCCCGTCTCATGGCATCCAGGGTTTCGTTCGTCCCGGTCAGGGAACGGCCCAGCGGGTGATCCGGCCAGAGGGTTTCGTTGAGCAATTCCTGGACGTGGTGCTGCGGTTGGTCCAGGTACATGGCCAGTTCCTCTTTGATGACGCTGCGCTCCTTGTCGATTTCGACCGGATCAAAGGTGGAATTGAGGAACATGTCCATGAGCACGTCGAGCAAGTCGCGAAATCGGTCGTGACGCGCTTTGGCGTAGAAACAGGTGCTCTCTTCGGTGGTGAAACCGTTCAGGTATCCGCCGACGCCCTCGATATCCTGGGAGATTTGTTTTGCCGTGCGCCGGCGTGTTCCTTTGAAGAGCATGTGCTCGATAAAATGGGAAACGCCGGAAAGGGGAGCGGGTTCGTAGCGTCCTCCCACGCCAACCCAGATGCCAATGCTCACGCTGGCCATGTGAGGCATTTCTGCCGTGATGACCGTCAAGCCGTTTTGATGTCGCGACATCCGATACATACCGGTGAATCAAAGCTTGTCTGAGAAATGTCAGCCGACCTGGTGTCTGAAGTCTGTTTAGCGTGGGTAGCGCGGGCAACCCGCCCGCCTCGTCCGGCGACTCGCCGAACGAAACGGAAGCTCGCTCCCGAGTAAACGGGGAGCGAATTCTCCCTCGAACACAACCGCCATTCTGTCGGTCGGGTCGCCCGACAGCACAGGCGAGCCGCCTGTGCTACCCGCGCTAAACACGTACGGTGTCTGATAGCGCCGGGGCACGCGTTCCCATCGTTCAACCGGCAGGCTGGAAGCTCGCCGTTACGCTTTCAAGCAAAGGCTATGGGGACACTTTCGGGCGGTCCCACTCGCCTTAAGTAGTCCTGAATGACACTAATCGCCTCTTCGGTATCGTCGGTCAACGTGCAGAGATCCAAATCCTGAGGGCTGATGTAGCCATTCTTCTGCACCGTTCCTTTGATCCATTTGAGGAGGCCGCTCCAGTAGCGCCGTCCGTAAAGAATGACCGGGAAACGGGAGATACGCTGGGTTTGAATCAGCGTGAGAATCTCGAAGAATTCGTCGAGCGTTCCGAATCCTCCCGGCATGAAGACGAAGCCGACGCTGTATTTCACGAAACAAACTTTGCGCGAGAAGAAATAGTGGAAATTGATCGGCACGTTGGCATAGCGATTGGGCTTTTGCTCGAAGGGCAGTTCGATATTGAGGCCGACCGATTTTCCCTTGCCTTCACTGGCCCCGCGATTGGCGGCTTCCATGATGCCGGGGCCGCCTCCTGTGATCACCGCCACGCCCTGTTTGGCCAGTTCCTTTCCGAGAGTGACCGCTTTTTGGTAGTAGGGGTCGCTCGTCCGAATCCGGGCGGAGCCAAAGATTGTAACGGCGGGTCCGACTTGAGAGAGGGTCTCGAAAGAATCCACGAACTCGGCCATAATGCGGAAAATTCGCCACGGATCTTCGCGGATAAACCCAGGAGGGATGTTGTTGTGCATGGGCGGACAATAGGCGCGGCCATTCCTTCCGACAAGACAAGACGCGTCGCGAGGCCGTTGGTAGGGAGGCAGAAAGAAACAAGCCGGAGATTGCTCCCCGGCTTGTTCTGTTCCCAGGCGCCTCCTTTAAATCTATGAGCAGCCTAAGCTGTCCCCACAATTAAGGCATTTATAGCAAGCTCCGTTCCGAACCGCGACGTGCCCGCAGCTTGGACACGTCGGCGCATCCTGCTGGAAGTGAGCGATCGTGTCCGACAGGCCTGCAGCTTCGCGATGGCCATTGGAAATTCCGTGGTGCGCTTTGCCGTGGCTGCCGTTTCCGTTTCCGTTAGAGGTTCCTCCACGCGAAACGAACGCGCCGCTGGCGTCCGTTTCCTCCGACAGCGGCAACTCTGGGACGGGCCGGTTCACTCGCTTTTTGACTTCCTCGATCAACCCCGGCATGGCGAGTTCGGGTTGATTGCGGTTGGGAGCGTTTGTTTCGCCATAACCCGGAATGAATTGCACGGCCATCCAGCGGAAGACGTAATCGATAATCGACGTGGCGCTGCGAATCTGAGGGTTCTTGGTGAAACCGGAAGGCTCGAATCGTTGGTGGGCAAATTTCCTGACCAACGTCTCCAGCGGCACACCATACTGCAGCGCCATGCTGGTCAAAGTGCCAATGCAGTCCATCAAGCCGCCAATGGTCGATCCTTCCTTGGCCATCGTGATGAACAGCTCGCCGGGCTGGCCGTCGTCGAACAAGCCAACCGTCAGGTAACCTTCGTGTCCGGCGATATCGAATTTATGAGTCATCGCCTTGCGGGTTTCCGGAAGCCGGCGCCGCAAAGGCTGGCCGACTTGGGAACGCCACCTGATTACCTCCGCCTCAAGTTCATGAATCCGAGCCTGAGTTAACGCGAGTTCGTCGATCTGGGTTTCTCCTTCAGTGGTCTTCTTGGTGTTGAGCGGCTGCGAGCGTTTGGAGCCATCGCGATAGATGGCGACGCACTTCAGCCCCATCTTCCAGGCCTGAATGTAAGCATCGGCGATGTCTGCAACGGTGCATTCATTCGGCAAATTGACGGTCTTGGAAATGGCTCCGCTGATGAAGGGTTGAGCCGCGCCCATCATTTTCAAGTGGGCCATGTAATGGATGCTGCGCTTGCCGCGATAGGGCTTGAACGCGCAATCAAAGACCGCCAGGTGCTCCGCTTTAAGCCCGCTCCGAATCGTTTGGCCGTTCTCCTCGACGTCCTCGATAGTGTCGAATTTCTCGACGTGTGCGACCATGCCCGCGATTTGTTCCTCGCCATAGCCCAGTCGCGCCAATGCCTCCGGGACCATCCGATTGACGATCTTGAGCATGCCGCCGCCGGCCAGGAGTTTGTATTTGACCAGAGCGATGTCCGGTTCCACACCCGTCGTGTCGCAGTCCATCAGGAAAGCGATGGTGCCGGTGGGGGCCAACACGGTGACCTGGGCATTGCGGAAGCCGAATTCTTTTCCCATTTCCAGCGCGCGATTCCAGGATTGCCGCGCCTCGTCCTTCAAATAATTGAACTCCTCACTCGGCTGGATGGACTCGACAGCGTCGCGGTGCTGCTGAATGACCCCCAGCATCGAATCAACGTTGTCCTTGGACAGAGGTTTGTCGATCCCGGCGCAACGCGCGTCGTGATAGCCCTGGAAAGCGCCCATGGTCGCGGCCATCGCGGCGGACTGCTCGTAAGCGTGCCCAGTGAGAATAGCGGTGATTGCGCCGGCCAGAGCGCGGGCTTCATCGGAGTCGTACGGCAAACCATAGCTCATGATGAGCGATCCCAGGTTGGCGTAGCCCAGGCCAAGCGTGCGGAAAACATGCGAATTCTCGGCGATGTCTTTGGTGGGATAACTCGCGTTGTCCACGAGAATTTCCTGCGCGGTGATAAAAATCCGGACGGCGGCCTTGAATCGTTCGACGTCGAACTTTCCGTCGGCCCGCTTGAATTTCATCAGGTTCAAAGAGGCCAGATTGCAGGCCGTGTTGTTCAAAAAGACGTATTCGGAGCAGGGGTTGGTGGAATGGATCGGCTCGGTGCCTTTGCACGTATGCCACTTCTGGATCGCGCCATCATACTGCATGCCCGGATCCCCGCAGGTCCAGGTGCCCGCGGCGATTTTGTTCAGGAGCGTTCGGGCGTCCTTTTTGTCGAGAGGCTTGCCGGTTGTGACGGCGCGGGTCCACCATTCTTTGGCTTCGAGGGCCGCGTGCATGAACTCATCGCTGGCGCGCACGGAAAGGTTTTCATTCTGGTACATGACGCCGCCGTAGGCGTCTCCATTGTAGGAGC harbors:
- a CDS encoding vitamin B12-dependent ribonucleotide reductase, with protein sequence MIDARDPILPSAPTQNRRGRMGTPRRERERSRASARRHPGRSSIRTERIFSDPKVKPFDQIEWEKRNAEITDDADKVIFKQDNVEVPKSWSILATKVVVSKYFYGEQNTPERETSVRQLIHRVCRTIADWGAKDGYFSKAEGEVFCDELTWLCLNQYGAFNSPVWFNVGLYHQYGVGSNSARGNWFYDRRKAKAERARTQYEYPQASACFIQSVADNMEDIMRLAYSEAMLFKYGSGTGTDLSPIRSSKEKLSGGGRPSGPLSFLKVYDQIANVVKSGGKTRRAAKMNTLHDWHGDIEEFIEAKMKEEKKAWALIEQGYSGSYNGDAYGGVMYQNENLSVRASDEFMHAALEAKEWWTRAVTTGKPLDKKDARTLLNKIAAGTWTCGDPGMQYDGAIQKWHTCKGTEPIHSTNPCSEYVFLNNTACNLASLNLMKFKRADGKFDVERFKAAVRIFITAQEILVDNASYPTKDIAENSHVFRTLGLGYANLGSLIMSYGLPYDSDEARALAGAITAILTGHAYEQSAAMAATMGAFQGYHDARCAGIDKPLSKDNVDSMLGVIQQHRDAVESIQPSEEFNYLKDEARQSWNRALEMGKEFGFRNAQVTVLAPTGTIAFLMDCDTTGVEPDIALVKYKLLAGGGMLKIVNRMVPEALARLGYGEEQIAGMVAHVEKFDTIEDVEENGQTIRSGLKAEHLAVFDCAFKPYRGKRSIHYMAHLKMMGAAQPFISGAISKTVNLPNECTVADIADAYIQAWKMGLKCVAIYRDGSKRSQPLNTKKTTEGETQIDELALTQARIHELEAEVIRWRSQVGQPLRRRLPETRKAMTHKFDIAGHEGYLTVGLFDDGQPGELFITMAKEGSTIGGLMDCIGTLTSMALQYGVPLETLVRKFAHQRFEPSGFTKNPQIRSATSIIDYVFRWMAVQFIPGYGETNAPNRNQPELAMPGLIEEVKKRVNRPVPELPLSEETDASGAFVSRGGTSNGNGNGSHGKAHHGISNGHREAAGLSDTIAHFQQDAPTCPSCGHVAVRNGACYKCLNCGDSLGCS
- a CDS encoding insulinase family protein; this translates as MYRMSRHQNGLTVITAEMPHMASVSIGIWVGVGGRYEPAPLSGVSHFIEHMLFKGTRRRTAKQISQDIEGVGGYLNGFTTEESTCFYAKARHDRFRDLLDVLMDMFLNSTFDPVEIDKERSVIKEELAMYLDQPQHHVQELLNETLWPDHPLGRSLTGTNETLDAMRRADILRYLRQTYVSNRAVVAAAGNLSHDKFVKSVHRFARGFLQGARPRFAPVTHAQTAPRVCLFTKAVEQTQIALGIRACSRHDERRFALRLLSTILGENMSSRLWQILREERGLAYSIGSSISCFDDVGTLTISAGLDTEKVGEALRLTVREMKRLSSAAAPAAEFRRARDYVIGQIDLSLENTENQMMWLAEQFLGDGKILSPAEIKQRLSTVTANEVRAAARDFFRPERFSLALVSPLKKTAPLSKLLVG
- a CDS encoding TIGR00730 family Rossman fold protein; this encodes MHNNIPPGFIREDPWRIFRIMAEFVDSFETLSQVGPAVTIFGSARIRTSDPYYQKAVTLGKELAKQGVAVITGGGPGIMEAANRGASEGKGKSVGLNIELPFEQKPNRYANVPINFHYFFSRKVCFVKYSVGFVFMPGGFGTLDEFFEILTLIQTQRISRFPVILYGRRYWSGLLKWIKGTVQKNGYISPQDLDLCTLTDDTEEAISVIQDYLRRVGPPESVPIAFA